In the Solanum pennellii chromosome 5, SPENNV200 genome, one interval contains:
- the LOC107019735 gene encoding uncharacterized protein LOC107019735, whose amino-acid sequence MAAPPTPQEGASQTRPPLFNGKYYGWWKNRMMDHLIGENPDLWGVILDGPTIPMKTATDGITKIPKERKEWNVEDKLAIQNNAKAKKILICGIGPDEYNRISSCQDAKAIWETLQTAHEGTTQVKKSKIDNLNRQYELFRMAEGETIQDMHTRFTSIINEMYSLGEIVPNGKAVRKLLSVLPETWESKVEAITEARDLDSLGMDELIDENIALITKRFTRMLKRGQTFQKKAFQKPSENTKDQVCHKCGSPDHFIKFCPLWAVEQKIVNFEKGKDIKKDKFVPSNKRMTTQEADMSMKRAFAAMGSSSDEEFEGDETENQSLLALEQEDDYDFLALVAVETKEERETCRSQETILALMAGSDSEEEKEEEDINEKRKQQQWYLDSACSRHMTGDKRSFLSLKNIKGGNVAFGNGKSGEIKGIGKVGSMDTHAIENVYYVNGLQHNLLSVSQICDKGNNVLFTEKECRVTNSVTGNLVLLGKRHKNVYKVKTVDSKEDNLKCLSAVSDCSMLWHKKMGHISMTTINKLISKDLVRTANQKFQGQPSMWNLHSRKTC is encoded by the exons ATGGCAGCACCACCTACCCCACAAGAGGGAGCTTCACAAACACGACCACCACTGTTTAATGGCAAATATTATGGATGGTGGAAAAATCGTATGATGGACCATCTTATTGGCGAAAACCCTGATCTGTGGGGAGTAATTCTAGATGGCCCAACCATACCTATGAAAACAGCAACTGATGGAATCACCAAAATCCCAAAGGAAAGAAAGGAATGGAATGTTGAAGACAAGCTTGCAATTCAAAACAATGCCAAAGCCAAGAAAATTCTGATATGTGGCATAGGACCAGACGAATATAATCGAATCTCGTCATGTCAAGATGCCAAAGCCATATGGGAAACACTGCAGACAGCTCATGAGGGAACAACACAAGTCAAGAAATCTAAGATTGATAACTTGAACAGGCAATATGAGCTGTTCAGGATGGCAGAAGGAGAGACTATTCAAGACATGCACACCAGGTTCACCTCCATCATCAATGAGATGTACTCTTTAGGAGAGATAGTGCCTAACGGAAAAGCAGTAAGGAAACTCTTGAGTGTCCTTCCTGAAACTTGGGAAAGCAAAGTCGAGGCTATCACTGAAGCCCGCGACCTAGACTCACTGGGAATGGATGAGTTAATTG atgaaaatattgccCTCATAACCAAAAGGTTCACTAGAATGCTAAAGAGAGGGCAGACCTTTCAAAAGAAAGCTTTTCAAAAACCATCTGAAAACACTAAAGACCAGGTTTGTCATAAGTGTGGGAGTCCAGATCACTTCATCAAATTCTGTCCACTTTGGGCCGTAGAGCAGAAAATAGTAAACTTTGAGAAAGGGAAAGACATCAAAAAGGATAAGTTTGTCCCCTCAAACAAAAGAATGACAACTCAAGAGGCAGACATGTCAATGAAGAGGGCTTTTGCAGCAATGGGGAGTTCATCTGATGAAGAGTTTGAGGGTGATGAGACAGAAAACCAGTCTCTTCTTGCACTAGAACAAGAAGATGATTATGACTTTCTTGCCCTTGTAGCAGTGGAAACCAAGGAAGAAAGGGAAACTTGCAGATCACAAGAAACCATACTAGCACTCATGGCTGGATCAGATTCTgaagaggaaaaagaagaagaagacataAATGAAAAG AGGAAGCAGCAGCAATGGTACTTGGATAGTGCATGCTCAAGACACATGACTGGAGATAAAAGAAgcttcctctcactcaagaacATCAAAGGAGGAAACGTTGCCTTTGGTAATGGTAAAAGTGGTGAAATTAAGGGAATTGGAAAGGTTGGATCAATGGATACTCATGCAATTGAGAACGTATATTATGTGAATGGCCTACAACATAATCTTTTGAGCGTATCTCAAATATGTGATAAAGGAAACAACGTTCTCTTTACAGAAAAAGAATGCAGAGTAACAAACTCAGTGACTGGAAACCTGGTTCTACTAGGAAAGAGACACAAGAATGTGTACAAAGTCAAGACTGTTGACTCCAAGGAAGATAATCTTAAATGTCTAAGTGCAGTCTCAGATTGCTCCATGCTATGGCACAAAAAAATGGGACACATTAGCATGACAACTATAAACAAGCTCATATCTAAAGACCTGGTTAGGACTGCCAACCAAAAGTTTCAAGGACAACCAAGTATGTGGAACCTGCATTCAAGGAAAACATGTTAG
- the LOC107019736 gene encoding uncharacterized protein LOC107019736 — MSDQKIFLSLKKTFFYNFFPSKEEEEACKRNNTPYVVTRELIEIRDMYPPPKIDLQNPWQIKIKITSYEVEAGALLIPYIETFEYIIRYWTLDLAKILVNGCGVYVQVWDVTEDNAPNKYEGERVYLWKLCNDDYALSCIELFNHNRLGVGDEIGLFWDPRCSNFMFKLLSRRI; from the coding sequence ATGTCTGATCAAAAGATATTCCTTAGCCTTAAGAAGACcttcttttacaatttttttccatcaaaagaagaagaagaagcttgCAAACGTAACAACACTCCATATGTAGTGACTCGAGAACTAATTGAGATTAGGGATATGTATCCTCCCCCCAAAATCGATCTACAAAACCCATGGCAGATCAAGATAAAGATTACCAGTTATGAAGTTGAGGCAGGAGCCCTCTTGATTCCATATATCGAGACGTTTGAGTACATTATTCGGTACTGGACATTGGACCTCGCCAAAATTTTGGTGAACGGGTGCGGGGTGTATGTTCAAGTGTGGGATGTAACGGAGGATAATGCTCCTAACAAGTATGAAGGTGAGCGTGTTTACTTATGGAAGCTGTGCAACGATGACTATGCTCTTTCGTGCATTGAATTGTTCAACCATAACAGATTGGGGGTCGGTGATGAAATTGGGCTGTTTTGGGATCCGAGATGTTCAAATTTTATGTTCAAATTACTTTCTCGTAGAATTTAG